Genomic window (Alligator mississippiensis isolate rAllMis1 chromosome 4, rAllMis1, whole genome shotgun sequence):
TCAAAGATCAACAGTtaatcaacagcagcagcaggagtgcttgAGAGGCCGCGATGGCCCCGAGCCAACCCGGAGAGCAGGCCGAGGGATCCCAGCAGCGGGAAGGCAAGGTGTCTGGGGCTGCTGAAGAGCTGACAGTGACCCAGCAAGATCGATCCTGCACCCGCTGCGATGGAGCGGTGACTTGGACCTGGTTGTGATGGATAAAGACTAATTTTTAAGGAGGCTTAAATGCTTCCAAGGGGCTGGACAGAAAATGTCAGAGGGAAAACTATCATTAATGCCTGGCAGCATCTCTGAGAGGAGCTCTTTAGAGACGcatttaaaaagaagagaggtttGGTGGAGAGCCGCTCATTTTGGGGCAAAGCGAAGGCAGTAATTAGAGATATGAAAGCAAAATATAACACGTGGCGCAGGAGGCTCAAGAGACAGCAGAGGAAAGTGTGAAGTTGTGATCCAAACCGCCTCCCAGTGCACACCAGTCTGCGCAAGGGGGAGATCCCTTCttgccccagtgcagcgtggggctgagcctgagccccTCCAGGCAGGACCCtgtggggttggtgccagcaggagcccagcgtTGCAGGAGGATCTTGCCCCTTGCGACCAGCCAGACCCCTACGCACCAGCAGATGGGCACGGGGGCCAGGCCGAGCTGTGGGCTGCAGAGTcctgctcccagactgctgctCCCCGCACGGTGCCCCAAGCTGCACCCCAGCCAAAGCCCCGCTCACTCTGCCTtgccccagtgcatgcccagagcCTTCGGCATGGGCACggagctgcagcaggcactgggaAGGCGGCCAGCCGGAGCTGCGCTGTGGTCCCGTTCCTGGGTGCTTTCAGGATGTGACATGGGTCCCTGGAGCCGCTCCGTGCCGCTACCCCTGAGCTTTGCGCCTCAAACCGGAGCAGGGCGGGTGCAAAGGCCAAGGGATGTGGCCGTGCAGGGGGCTTGgctggtccctgccccagctgcagggcacatGGGGGGACAAGGGGCGAGGGCAGACACTGAGGAGCGGCTCTGGCCACAGATGAGGCAGATCCTGGAGCAGGTGGGCTGCTGCATCGTGGGGCAGAGCGACGAGCTGGTGCCGGCGGACAAGGTGCTGTACAGCCTACGGGACGTCACGGCCACAGTGGACAGCCTGCCCCTCATCACAGGTACGGGGCAGACTCCACACGGCTGCACCGCGTGAGGGGAGAGGCCGAGGTGGGGGCAGCGCTGGGCTCCCGCACCCCAGGGCTGCCCCGGAGAAGGAGGTGTCTGGGCTCCAGGGCCTGAGCGACCGCCTCGGCCTGCAGCCTCCATCCTGAGCAAGAAGGCGGCGGAGAACATCTCGGCCCTGGTGCTGGACGTGAAGTTTGGCAGCGCCGCCCTGTACCCTACCCTGGAGAGTGCCCGGCCCCTGGCCCAGAGCCTGGTGAgtaccaggcagcaggggggaccTAGCAGGCTCTGGGTTTCCCCCCACCCGGGCACCGGCCACTCTCCTCCGCCCTGCAGGTGTCGGTGGGCAGCCAGCTGGGCATCAAAACCGCGGCCGTGCTCAGCGAGATGGACGGGCCCCTGGGGCAGCGTGTGGGCCACTCACTGGAGGTGCTGGAGACGCTGGAGTGTCTGCACGGCGGGGGCCCCGCGGACCTGCGTGAGCTAGTCACCACCCTAGGTGCGGACCCGGGGGTGGCGGGGCTGCCGGATCCTGCACCCCTTCAGCCCAGCCGCCCttgcacctggggctgcagcagcagtgcccagccTCGCTCTCCCCgcgcagggggctgcctgctgtggcagtGCGGCGCAGCCGAGTCAGCGGAGGCAGGGTCCGGCTGCATCGCGGCAGCGCTGGACGACGGCTCGGCGCTGCGCATCTTCCAGGCCATGCTGCAGGCGCAGGGCGTCGCACCCAGCGTGGCCCAGGCCCTGTGCACAGCCACAGAGGAGCAACGCTACCAGGTGCTTGGCCGGGCCCGCACCCAGGAGGAGCTGCTCGCACCCCAGGACGGTAGGCAGGGGCCGAGGCCGGGGCAAGGGGGGACGGGGAGAGTCCCACCAGCTCCTGGGGCCTAGGCTGCAGCTCAGCACCACGGGGCAGTGCCAAGAGCTGCACTGGGCAcgggctggagcctggcacagccccgggCTGACAGCACACCCCTACTCACTATCCAAGCCTCGTTACTGGCAGAAACGTACGTGCACACGTGTGCAGACACGTGTGCCTGTTGCATACACAGTATATACTACAATGCACGTGTTGTGCATACGCAtttgcacatctacatgtgcattcacCCATGCAGtcatgcatgtgtgcacttaCACACGTGCCAGCACGCACAGATGAAGGCATGCACACGCATGTATACAGGCTCGTGTACACATGCacgctccccagccccccagccccggacccacagccccaccacGGCTGGAGGGGCCGTGGTCCAGcctccccacccttctccccttACTCTGCCATTGGGTCTGTCTCagcgcccccggcccggcccagcgactccatccccccaacccctgggctctggggctgcTTGGCCGAGGTCAGTCCCCATGCCTGGCTCCCATCCCTCCCGACCCAGTCCACCCGGGTGACCAGGTGCACACTCTCCCGGTGCTGGGGTTGGGGACCCCAGTGACGTGGGCTTCCCCCGACAGGCACGGTGCAGGGCATCCTGGCGCTGCCCATCGCCCGcgtgctgcacagcctgggcgCCGGCCGCACGCGCCAGGGGCAGCCCCTCAACCCCCGCGTGGGCGCGGAGCTGCTGGTCACCGTGGGGCAGCGCCTGCGCAAAGGTGacgcagggcaggggccaggcgggctggggccggggccggggccaggcggGCTGGGGCAGGACTGACCCTGCGTCCCCCCCCAGACCAGCCCTGGCTGCGGCTGCACCACGAGGCGCCGGCGCTGGAGGCGGGCGCGGGCCGGGCGCTGCGGGACGCGCTGCTGCTGTCGGACGAGCCGCCCTTCGCGCCGCCGCCCCGCGTCCGCGACCTGCTGCTCCCGCCCCCGCCCTAGAGCgcagcgccccgccccgccccgcgcacgTGTGTCCGCGCCGCCCAACCCGCCACAGCGCCGCCGCGCCACTGCGCACGCGCCACGGCTAGCCCCGAGAACTGCGGGGCACTACGCATGCGTCCcgcgggcagggggtggggcgcGGGCTCCGGCTCGGAAGTGCTACTTCCGCAAGTGTTGCTGGGGGAAGCGCTTCGTGACCGCCCAGGCGGAGAGGGGCAGCAcggggcttggggggcaggtgagGAGTTGGGGGGGGTACTACggaggggcgtggggggcaggtggggagtggggggcttggggggcaggtgaggagtggggggcactacGGGGGGGGCAGCAcggggcttggggggcaggtggggagtggggggtactacgggggaggatggaggggctgtggggggcaggtgagGAGTGGGGGGGTACTACGGAGGGGCgtgggggccaggtggggagtggggggcagcacggggctgggggtaggggcaggtggggaatgAGAGGCACCACGGGGCAGGTTGAGCATCAGTCCAaggccctgcccccccgcccccccaactcacacccacacgcacgcacgcactgTGGCCAGGGCAGCGCCCAGCCCGGGGCTCCCTTGTCTTCCAGCCCAGGATGCTGCCGACCCTGCTGCTGCGGCTGCGCAGGGCCGCGCACGCCTGCGCTGCGCTGCGACGAGGGTGCCCCCCGCGCCCTGCATTGCACACCTGCCCTTGGCCCAGCCCGAGGCTCCCAGCATGGGAGCCCCTCGCCAGCCCCGCGCGAGCCCTGTCTGGGCGGGCAGGAGCCGGGGGCAAGGCCCCGCTGCCCCTGCGGACGCGGCTGCTGGTGGCGGTGCTGCTGGGGGCCGGCGGGCTGGGCACGTGGCTGTACCTGCGCCGGGAGAAGGAGCTGCAGCAGTTGGAGCAGCGGGTGGAGCAGCTGCGGCACGTGGCCGTGGGCCAGGGAGACTTCCAGCTGGTGGACCACACGGGGCAGCCGCGGCGCAAGGCCGACTTCGCCGGGCAGTGGGTGCTGCTCTACTTCGGCTTCACCCACTGCCCTGACATCTGCCCCGAGGAGCTGGAGAAGCTGGTCGAGGTCGTGCACCTGCTGGAGAACGACTCCCACCTGCCGCCCGTGCAGCCCATCTTCGTCACCGTGGACCCCGAGCGCGACGACGTGGCCGCCATGGCCCGGTACGTGCGGGACTTCCACCCGCGCCTGCTGGGGCTGACGGGCAGCCCTGAGAATGTGCGGGAGGTGGCAAAGGCCTACCGCGTCTACGCCAGCGCTGGGGATCCCGACGTGGATGGCGACTACATCGTGGACCACACGGTGCTCATCTACCTGCTGGCACCGGACGGGCTCTTCCTGGACTACTACACCCGCGGCAAGAGCGAGGCCCAGATCGCCCAGAGCGTGCGGCAGCACATGGTGACCTACCGCCCTTTCAACCAATAaaccccctggccccagcctctgctcctggtCTCCATCTCGGCTCCTGGCCCTACAGCAGGCCACAGCCCCGAGCCCTCTGTGTGGGCACGGCCAGCCCCTGGCatgtgctctccctccctcctttgcaCGCACGGGCTTGTTGTGACACGACCTGCGGGTAGAGCCGTACCAGCAAGAGTAGGAGCCAGCTGTAGTCTCATGCCTGgtcctcctggccctgcagcctaGGGTGCCACTACCTCTGCCAGGCCGGCCCCGCCTTCCTCACCCACTTGTGGCAAACAGGCTCACAtgctttggggcagggctggagccagagccacggCCCCAGGGGCAGCGGTGACCTCAGCGTGGGGGGTgccacaggctggggagaggcccGGCCCTGTCCTCCTGGCCTGGGTTCAGCAGTCCCAGCCTCCACCcaagccaggagcctggggtgcaAGGGGGCAAAGCTGGGCACAGTGCAGAGTGACAGGGATGGGGCTTTGTGAGCGTGAGCAGCCAGCCCCTACCCACAAGCATGGAGACAGCCGGTACAAAACAGCCAATTTACTGCACGAGGGGGCAGAGAGTAAGGGTAGGGCCCAGCTGAGGGGGGAAGTAGGGATGTCCAAGGGGCTCGCTATGTACAGGGGGCAGGACCGCAGCCACTCGGGGAGACCGTCAGGTGCTGGAGACGGATGGGGCCGTGTAGGTGTGGAACCGCTCGTGCGCCCGCTCCTGCGTGAGCAGGCGCAACCGCATGGTGTCCACGGCTTCCTCCAGCCCAGGCTCCTGCGCCACCTCCACCGTGTAGTCATTGGCctgtggagggggggaaggggtcagggtGTCTTAGTACCAGCTGCAGCTCTTGGGGCACCAAGTCAACCCCCCAGTACAAGGCTGTGGGGGGGACCTGGCTCCAAGCAAGGCAGCTATGACCTTATCAACCCCCTGATAAGAATGAGCGGGGAGGACCTGGGACCTGCACAGGACAGCTTTTCTATTGGAGACCAGTCCAACCACCCCTAGGAGGCCTGGGTCTTCCAGCACCATTTCCCTGACGCTAGAGCAAACCAGCGCTGGCCGGTggatcagcaacccccagcacccAGAAAGGCTGGAGTGGGAAGGATCCAAGCATAGCAATGCCCGTGCTCTGCTGTGGGGgtgtcccaggcttctgggctgtaCTACTtgtccccccaccctgtcctgctCCGTGTGTCAGTATGCAGGGTTAAGCATCCGCCAGGGGtgctggatggggctgggctgtgccactgctcctgctggcaccaacaccacagggtcctggctggagaggctcaggctcagccccatgctgcactggggcaggaagagatttccccccctgctcagactggttgcACCAGGAGGGGGTTTGCCTGCCTCggcctggggtctctgcagcacctatgacccccctggcagcagcaggacgttggtaGCTGTGGGGGCAATGTCTGGGGCTGTCAGGGGCGACTGTCGTGCGGCTCTGAGGTCGGACATgaggtttgtctgggctggtttgcacagagCTGATCTTTCTTCAGGCAGGGCTAGGACTGGACgtgaccctgcagctccctgccagccccgtgACTGGCATTTCTCTCATTTCTgtgaggtggcagggggcagagcgGCTGACCTGCCCCGAGTCACAGGGGCACTGGGACGGGCAGACACCCCCCaccagcactcaccagctgcagcgaGGCCAGCATGAAGCGACACACTTCGAAGGCCGGCTGCCCAGCCACCAGGCTGGCGAAGGAGCGCCATTCCCCCACGCGATCGAAGCGCGATGTCAGCCGGTCCCCGTAGCTGTGGATGTCAAAGACGGCCCGGTCCTCCTGCCAGGGAGGAGAAGCGGGCATCACCCCCATGCCCAGGGAATGAGGCTGGGGCTTCCCCTCCGAGAGTTACAGcatccagcctggctgggggaacCAGCCTAGAGCAGGCCCCATCAGGACGGCtctagagccagagcagggcccaaCCCACCCcgaggcaggcagggaaagggcctcacctgctcctgcagcagtggTCCCATCTTGTCCTCCCAGTCGCAGATGCGCCGGGACAGCACGGTCTCCCGCGCGTACTTCTGGGAGTTGGCTATGAACAGCtcctgggagggaggaggtgggatcAGCATGGCCCCTCTGCCTGGCTCGGAGCGAGGGGACGTGCTGGGGGCACTTGCCAGGACAGGTGGAAGTGGAGCGATGCGAAGGGGCTTAGCAGGTGCTGAGGTCTGACCACGGCAGGCAGAGCCCCGGAGCTGCAGCTGGTGGGACATGGGGCTGGGCTAAGGTCTGCTCGCAAGTCTGTCCTGCTTGGCCCCGAGTAGGGAGCCCCAGGCCACTGACTGCAGTGGCAAGATgggcggggggagaaggggcgATGGGCAGGTTGGGATGGGAGTctggctccccccaccaccaccccacgggAGGGGGCTACGTACCACGTTCTTCCGCACCAGCTCCTCGTAGCTCAGCGACTCAGGGATGTCCGTGGggcctgcaggcacagggcaggctgtaGCGAGCACACTGGGTGCAGCAGGGACACTGCTTCCCCGCTTTAAGGCACTGccagtttccccttcccccaccctccaccgtGCGCTGGAGCAGCGGGGGCCGTACGAGCCCccacgcagctccctgcccctcttgCTTCCAGCGGAGCATCCCGGATGCTGCAGTTCTGCGCCTATTTCTTGCAGGCTCCCCCCACTGCAGGGTCTGTCTAGCAGGAGCCGGTGCTGTCAGTGCCTCCCACCCTGAGCTGGGCCGCGCCCACGGCCAGGTCTGCAGGAAGAGGGCAGTGGGGACCGGGCAGGGTACGTTACCTGGCACACCCTCGGCCAGCTCCACGAGGGGCTCCAGCGGGATGTTCTCGGGCTCCAGGAAGTCATCTGCGGGAGGGAGAACCCAGGTCAGGGCCCTTGCAGAGCTGTCgtacctgcctggccccagcctacagccCAGGGCAAGGACTCGGGACCCTagagcctgcctgggcccagccccctccGCAGAAGCAGGGGAGTCGGTCCAGAGCGGCTGGTTTGGGAAAACCTGGGCTTGTTTCAGCCTGGGgcctcccctccagctcagcttggccccatggggcagggctgcaaacAGCCAGCACAGGAGGTGTCTGTGCCCCAACctagtgctggcaggggcaggggcagggccagggccactcaCAAAACCCCAGTGCCGGGGAGAGCCCTGGGGTAGGGCTGGGTCGATTCCCTGCGTGCCCAGCAGCCCCCGCTGGGCGTGACCACACCTGCCTCACCGTCATCGCGGTCCAGGTAGTTGTCCTCCTGCTCCACCTCCACGACAGGCAGCTCCTCCTCAGGCTCGTCGGCATGATGCTCCGGCAGCTGgttcagcagctgcagcccctggcaggcgAGACGCATGGGCATCACCACCAGCCTGGCCGCTCGGCCTTCGTGCTCGTTCAGCCCTGTCCCTGGAGAGCTCCCCTGGGAAAGCCCCCGGCTGCAGGGCAgcctcccctctctgcccacatgcccaggcccagcagagcGGCCAGGGACTGGCGCCCCTGCCCCACGCAGCTCCCCCCTTACCATCCTCCTCTGCAGCTTCTTCTGCACGTTCATCCGCTCCCGCAGCTGCCTCCAGTACATAACCTCCAGATCTGCACGAGACACGGCAGCAGCTTGGCAGGGAGACGGAGCCCCGGCCCAACCAGGGCCCCTACTGCTCCCATGGACCCCAGGAAACACCCCGGGCTGGCTGCAGTCTCACAGGCCACACAGGCTCCGtcctcactccaggtggaaggggaaCCCCAGCACAGGGTGGGCACCATGGGTAGTAGCTAGGCCTGCCAGAGCACCCCTGCAGCGGGCAGCTGCGTGGGCCCCAGTGCCCCGAAATGAGAGCTGCTTTGGCAGAGGTTTGCTGGAGGATGGGATGTtagtggggggaggaggccaAGTACACCCAGGCCACTCACCAGCAAACGTGGGCCCTTTCCTCCTTGTCCTTCTGCTGTCAGCTCCGCCGTGCTCTAGAGAGGCCAAACACAGCTGCAGTTAGACCTGGCCGGAGGACGGCTCCGTCATACCGTGGCcccccttgcagctgctgccaaattgggtCACCAGGAGGCTGGTGGAAGACgcgggggcagaggggctggagaaCCAGAGCGCGGTACTCACGGGTGGCTGTGAACCACTTCATGAAGTCCTGCAGCTTGCTGAGCCGCCTCTTCCGCTTGCTGCCAGGCTGGTCGTCCAAGCCACGCGGCACTGAGAAGGGTCTCCCTGGAGccgggggagaagggggtgagggctgcaccaggcagccgcTGCCTCCACTTCCTGCTTCCGTGGAGCGAGGCCGGGGCCAGGATGGCCCAGATGGAGCCAGAGCCAAGCAGACGCTGAAGCCCAGAGGCAGCCGGGCACCAGCCCTGCTACCCCCGCCTCACCTTTTTTAAAGGGCTTGTCCTCAGAGTTGTCGAAAGGGTCGAGGCTTCGCCACGGATCCAGCATCTCCTGGTGCAGAGAAGGCAAGCATGGAGAAAAGGCGCCCAGGCCGTCTAATCCCGATCCCGTCCCTGCCACCCACTTGGCACCAACAACGATGCAGTCGTCCAGCTCCGTGGCCACCCCCAATGGCTGCAGGGTCTGTGCTCGGCTGCAGTTGCCCCTGGCatctgcagggcagtgggggcagtcaTAGGTGCCTTCTGCACTCACCTCCAactgggccagtgctggcagggaccGGTCCTTTCCCTATCGGTGCATCACAACCTCTTACCTTTACGTGCGCGCTGTGGTCCATGGCAGCAGCCCTCTCCCGCAGCATGTAGCCCTTTGTCTGGGAAGCGCACTAGGAGACAGGACAAGCAGCGCCGTGAGGGATACAGCAGGAGCgagtcccagcccccaccttgccCAGGGACCCTGGCACAGCCCCTACCTTCTGCTGCTCAACGTGCTCGACAACAGCTGGAGCTGCCTCCACGTCCTCCTCCGGGACATCAGGAAGGAAACCACCGCCACCATCGCCGCCACCATCGCCGCCTCCATCGTCATCAGCGTCACACTCGGGCGCTGCTGCACCTGGTAGGGGAAGCACGGTTAACTCCTCGGGAGGAAACACGCCTCCCCATCCAAGCAAGGAGAGCCTCAGCGAGCTCCTGCACCCTGCCTGAAGCCTCTCCTGGGGGAGGACAGTTGCTTATGTCCCTCCAAGCAGGACACCTTCAAAGCCTGGGAATGGGAAGAGAAGAAAGCACATCCATCCCGGTGATGCAGGGCTCGGCGCACCCACTCCCCTCCTCTAGCACAGGACAGGACTAGAGGATTACAGCATCACCATCAGATTTTGTACTGGAGaaccagccccccagccctccctctgtCGGCACAGTGCCTCCCCAAGACACGGGAGCCCCAGGTCATGCTCAGCTGCCAGGCAGCACGCCTCACCTCCGTCGTCAGAGAAGTTCAGGACCGGGATGGGGGCCTCGCAGACACTGACCTCCCTGGACCCGTCTCCCCCCCCCGGGGCGGCAGGCTGCAGTCCTGTCGGGGCTAAGGAAAAACAGGGGAGTGAGGACAACACAATTTTAGTACCGTAACGGGGAGGGATCTACCACACGTCATGACTCGTCTGACTGCTTGCTCGCGGCTGGCATTCAGATGATGACTGgatttaaataaatgcataaagcAGACAAGAGGACTCTGAGCTTGAGGGCAGGGAAGCTGGAAACAACTGGAAGGATGACAGAGGAGGGATGTGACCAGCTGTGCCAATGGTCTCACTGGGACTTAaagctgcagggtcctggctagagggtcccGTCCTCCCCTCAGGCTCAGGTGGACACTGCGTTGGGTCAGAAAAGAATTTCCCCGATCAGATCAGTATGGATTgagggggttttgccttcccctgtagcCGGGagcacggcctctgcctgggaccTCTGGGGAGTCCCAGCTGCGGCCCCCCcggctttccctggggcaggttcagtgcgatgcctggtgctgtgtcagCAGTCACGGTAGTTTTCCTAACAGGTTAGAGGATGGATTTGtccgggctggtttggacagggctgatcctgcctcggcagggggttgggcttggTAACCTCTGGAgcgccctgccagccccacttctct
Coding sequences:
- the TYMP gene encoding thymidine phosphorylase isoform X1, which produces MEPAEEDAGGFPRLIQKKRDGEQLQAAEIRRLVRGVCGGSLQQGQIGALLMAVRLRGMDTGETLALTREMAASGRVLAWPRGWQPRLVDKHSTGGVGDKVSLALAPALAACGCKVPMISGRGLGHTGGTLDKLESIPGFNVSQSPEQMRQILEQVGCCIVGQSDELVPADKVLYSLRDVTATVDSLPLITASILSKKAAENISALVLDVKFGSAALYPTLESARPLAQSLVSVGSQLGIKTAAVLSEMDGPLGQRVGHSLEVLETLECLHGGGPADLRELVTTLGGCLLWQCGAAESAEAGSGCIAAALDDGSALRIFQAMLQAQGVAPSVAQALCTATEEQRYQVLGRARTQEELLAPQDGTVQGILALPIARVLHSLGAGRTRQGQPLNPRVGAELLVTVGQRLRKDQPWLRLHHEAPALEAGAGRALRDALLLSDEPPFAPPPRVRDLLLPPPP
- the NCAPH2 gene encoding condensin-2 complex subunit H2 isoform X1, producing MDDAESRFLHLLQPIRDLTKNWEVDVAAQLGEYLEELDQICISFDGGRTTMNFIEAALLIQGSACIYSKKVEYLYSLVYQALDFISNKKRDKQPASVGEDGHDADATVRTGTEEEEFLSLDDIQDASADNVNMRKDHRPSTVNIVPLTPMALVPPEEAEKKGNPLFSRKGEILASRKDFRMNTCTPHPSGAFMLELAGLSPMQHLEAQRQDGNRDTAAAPTGLQPAAPGGGDGSREVSVCEAPIPVLNFSDDGGAAAPECDADDDGGGDGGGDGGGGFLPDVPEEDVEAAPAVVEHVEQQKCASQTKGYMLRERAAAMDHSAHVKEMLDPWRSLDPFDNSEDKPFKKGRPFSVPRGLDDQPGSKRKRRLSKLQDFMKWFTATQHGGADSRRTRRKGPTFADLEVMYWRQLRERMNVQKKLQRRMGLQLLNQLPEHHADEPEEELPVVEVEQEDNYLDRDDDDFLEPENIPLEPLVELAEGVPGPTDIPESLSYEELVRKNVELFIANSQKYARETVLSRRICDWEDKMGPLLQEQEDRAVFDIHSYGDRLTSRFDRVGEWRSFASLVAGQPAFEVCRFMLASLQLANDYTVEVAQEPGLEEAVDTMRLRLLTQERAHERFHTYTAPSVSST
- the TYMP gene encoding thymidine phosphorylase isoform X2 — protein: MEPAEEDAGGFPRLIQKKRDGEQLQAAEIRRLVRGVCGGSLQQGQIGALLMAVRLRGMDTGETLALTREMAASGRVLAWPRGWQPRLVDKHSTGGVGDKVSLALAPALAACGCKVPMISGRGLGHTGGTLDKLESIPGFNVSQSPEQMRQILEQVGCCIVGQSDELVPADKVLYSLRDVTATVDSLPLITASILSKKAAENISALVLDVKFGSAALYPTLESARPLAQSLVSVGSQLGIKTAAVLSEMDGPLGQRVGHSLEVLETLECLHGGGPADLRELVTTLGGCLLWQCGAAESAEAGSGCIAAALDDGSALRIFQAMLQAQGVAPSVAQALCTATEEQRYQVLGRARTQEELLAPQDDQPWLRLHHEAPALEAGAGRALRDALLLSDEPPFAPPPRVRDLLLPPPP
- the LOC109283760 gene encoding protein SCO2 homolog, mitochondrial, whose product is MLPTLLLRLRRAAHACAALRRGCPPRPALHTCPWPSPRLPAWEPLASPARALSGRAGAGGKAPLPLRTRLLVAVLLGAGGLGTWLYLRREKELQQLEQRVEQLRHVAVGQGDFQLVDHTGQPRRKADFAGQWVLLYFGFTHCPDICPEELEKLVEVVHLLENDSHLPPVQPIFVTVDPERDDVAAMARYVRDFHPRLLGLTGSPENVREVAKAYRVYASAGDPDVDGDYIVDHTVLIYLLAPDGLFLDYYTRGKSEAQIAQSVRQHMVTYRPFNQ
- the NCAPH2 gene encoding condensin-2 complex subunit H2 isoform X2, whose amino-acid sequence is MDDAESRFLHLLQPIRDLTKNWEVDVAAQLGEYLEELDQICISFDGGRTTMNFIEAALLIQGSACIYSKKVEYLYSLVYQALDFISNKKRDKQPASVGEDGHDADATVRTGTEEEEFLSLDDIQDASADNVNMRKDHRPSTVNIVPLTPMALVPPEEAEKKGNPLFSRKGEILASRKDFRMNTCTPHPSGAFMLELAGLSPMQHLEAQRQDGNRDTAAAPTGLQPAAPGGGDGSREVSVCEAPIPVLNFSDDGGAAAPECDADDDGGGDGGGDGGGGFLPDVPEEDVEAAPAVVEHVEQQKCASQTKGYMLRERAAAMDHSAHVKEMLDPWRSLDPFDNSEDKPFKKGRPFSVPRGLDDQPGSKRKRRLSKLQDFMKWFTATQHGGADSRRTRRKGPTFADLEVMYWRQLRERMNVQKKLQRRMGLQLLNQLPEHHADEPEEELPVVEVEQEDNYLDRDDGEADDFLEPENIPLEPLVELAEGVPGPTDIPESLSYEELVRKNVELFIANSQKYARETVLSRRICDWEDKMGPLLQEQEDRAVFDIHSYGDRLTSRFDRVGEWRSFASLVAGQPAFEVCRFMLASLQLANDYTVEVAQEPGLEEAVDTMRLRLLTQERAHERFHTYTAPSVSST